The following proteins come from a genomic window of Aspergillus oryzae RIB40 DNA, chromosome 4:
- a CDS encoding cellulase family protein (predicted protein) gives MRFNVLATLVGITIPQIALAIAPGPLSTSGRWIVDANGQNITFAGVNWPGASEAMLPEGLQYQSIENIVDKIKTLGMNVIRLTFAIEMIDDILETGRDVSIKDSLVKALGEKNGTKVFSNIVRHNPQFGVDTTRLQVFDAVANESHRQGVYVHLDNHISKAMWCCSGTDGNTWFGDRYFDVAKWHRGWQYMAEHVFKTPRSLASSVTDATTQVKSLPAVKSVGMRNELRKAEDNPTLVNTTYNWRYWYRHMVENANQIHAANRNLLIYFSGLDYDTRLSPIPTGAELGNGTAFRKDDFEYADKIVLELHNYERTATSCEDLKSSLWNAGFNALDTQNSSIVNIMPVQMTEFGFPQDNTTYTDVYASCLREWLPSLQAGWMVWVIAGSYYIRKGIQDDDELWGLLDHTWSDWRSTDAVTNGLIPMVQATLG, from the exons ATGCGTTTTAACGTACTAGCCACATTGGTCGGGATCACCATTCCCCAAATTGCCCTTGCAATTGCCCCAGGGCCCCTTTCAACTTCTGGGCGTTGGATAGTCGATGCCAATGGACAAAATATAACTTTTGCAGGCGTCAACTGGCCAGGTGCCTCGGAGGCCATGCTGCCGGAAGGCCTTCAGTATCAGTCGATTGAGAATATTGTCGACAAAATCAAAACACTGGGGATGAACGTCATCCGCCTCACCTTTGCCATTGAAatgattgatgatatcctAGAGACGGGCCGAGACGTGTCAATTAAGGACTCGCTTGTAAAGGCCTTGGGGGAGAAGAATGGCACGAAAGTATTTAGCAACATTGTGCGGCATAATCCTCAGTTTGGTGTTGATACTACAAGGTTGCAG GTGTTCGACGCAGTAGCGAATGAATCACACCGACAAGGGGTCTATGTGCACTTGGACAACCACATCTCTAAAGCCATGTGGTGTTGTTCAGGCACGGATGGCAACACCTGGTTTGGAGACAGGTATTTTGATGTGGCCAAATGGCACCGCGGGTGGCAATATATGGCTGAACATGTATTCAAGACCCCCCGATCACTGGCCTCTTCAGTTACTGACGCGACCACTCAGGTTAAATCTCTCCCCGCTGTGAAGAGTGTCGGGATGCGAAATGAACTGCGTAAAGCAGAGGATAATCCTACCCTAGTCAATACGACCTACAATTGGCGGTACTGGTACCGTCATATGGTGGAGAATGCCAACCAGATACATGCGGCCAATCGTAATCTCTTGATTTACTTTTCGGGTCTCGACTATGACACCCGACTCAGCCCCATACCTACGGGTGCGGAGCTGGGGAACGGCACTGCATTTCGTAAGGATGATTTCGAATATGCTGATAAGATTGTGCTCGAGCTGCACAACTACGAACGCACGGCCACAAGCTGCGAGGACCTTAAGTCTAGTTTATGGAATGCCGGTTTCAACGCCCTTGACACCCAGAACTCGAGTATTGTGAATATTATGCCGGTACAGATGACGGAATTCGGCTTCCCCCAGGACAACACCACATATACAGATGTGTATGCCTCCTGCCTGCGGGAATGGCTTCCTAGTTTACAGGCGGGATGGATGGTTTGGGTGATTGCGGGAAGTTACTATATCCGGAAAGGGATtcaggatgacgatgagctATGGG GGCTCCTTGACCATACTTGGTCGGATTGGCGGTCAACCGACGCAGTCACCAATGGTTTGATACCTATGGTCCAGGCGACGCTGGGCTAA
- a CDS encoding uncharacterized protein (H+/oligopeptide symporter), whose translation MKAPTSTTLVGVDSMLADYERRDATQDEINELPHVADSISFVVWVALVVSGAERFLFYAATTPWRMTDAKMCAENYAQYDRENTSIPGALGLGEAMASNISSAFYAFTFLMSVAFAVLSDAWLGRYITLCLSFCLDFCGCLVLFVTSLPAITDGSVKLVGFILAVILIGLGTGGVKATITPFIGDQYPNVSPQLIITKKGERVVTDRMLTMQYIYNVFYWYGAGSPIHNHLLSLTNLSRFTSIATLSLIASTYLEKKVGYWAAYLMPLCAFAVVVPLLTHKALGSQRFFNFATLKLPPQGSVIPQFAKVICFSARDRFRLDAAKPSYQAEKYHREVDWDDLFVSEIKRGLSACKVMFVFPVPTFIVNNLITQAGEMRLDGVPNDAIKAINPVFCIILGPLLQRFLYPGLRKAGIRFGPIARMTWAFVTMSGSMAFAAGVQKLVYSRGPCYEKPLVCEASDGGRIGNDISVWVQIPIFFFLGLAEILGFTTLAEYSYSEAPTNMRTLVQSLVQVSSGIGSALGMAVSPLSKDPKVLYLYTALAATMVVVASGFWVVFHRYDRNRN comes from the exons ATGAAAGCTCCTACGTCAACGACACTGGTCGGGGTGGATTCAATGCTAGCTGATTACGAACGACGTGATGCTACTCAAGATGAGATAAACGAGTTACCACATGTCGCCGACTCAATATCATTCGTCGTCTGGGTTGCTCTTGTGGTCAGCGGTGCAGAGCGGTTCTTATTTTATGCCGCGACAACTCCTTGGC GTATGACCGATGCCAAAATGTGTGCAGAGAATTATGCCCAGTATGATCGCGAGAATACCTCGATTCCGGGTGCACTAGGTCTCGGTGAAGCGATGGCTTCGAACATCTCAAGTGCTTTCTACGCCTTTACATTCTTGATGTCTGTAGCATTTGCTGTTCTTTCGGATGCCTGGTTGGGACGCTATATAACCTTGTGTCTTAGCTTTTG TCTTGACTTCTGTGGCTGTTTAGTCCTTTTTGTCACATCTCTTCCGGCCATAACAGATGGCTCAGTCAAGCTAGTTGGGTTTATACTTGCTGTTATCCTAATAGGACTCGGGACTGGAGGCGTCAAAGCTACTATCACACCCTTCATCG GGGACCAATATCCAAATGTATCGCCGCAGCTAATTATCACAAAAAAGGGCGAGCGAGTTGTGACGGATCGGATGCTTACAATGCAGTATATTTATAATGTTTTCTATTGGTATGGTGCGGGATCACCCATACACAATCATCTATTGAGCCTGACAAACCTTTCTAGGTTCACAAGTATTGCGACCCTGTCTCTCATCGCTTCAACCTatctggagaagaaagtAGGATACTGGGCAGCTTACCTTATGCCACTCTGTGCATTCGCTGTCGTGGTCCCTCTGTTAACT CATAAGGCATTAGGTAGCCAAAgattcttcaacttcgctACTC TCAAGCTGCCACCACAAGGTAGTGTCATTCCGCAATTCGCAAAGGTCATATGCTTCTCAGCCCGGGACAGGTTCAGGCTGGATGCGGCCAAACCAAGCTACCAAGCTGAGAAGTACCACCGAGAAGTCGACTGGGATGATTTATTTGTGTCCGAAATCAAACGGGGCCTTAGTGCCTGTAAAGTCATGTTCGTCTTCCCCGTCCCCACATTCAT TGTGAATAACCTGATTACCCAAGCCGGAGAGATGCGTCTGGACGGGGTTCCAAACGATGCGATAAAGGCTATTAATCCTGTCTTTTGCATAATACTGGGTCCATTGCTTCAGAGATTTCTGTATCCAGGGCTTCGAAAGGCCGGGATCCGATTTGGACCAATTGCACGGATGACTTGGGCATTCGTTACAATGAGTGGATCGATGGCCTTTGCCGCTGGGGTCCAGAAGTTGGTTTACTCCCGAGGTCCGTGTTACGAGAAACCCCTTGTCTGTGAAGCCTCAGATGGTGGCAGGATAGGGAATGATATCAGTGTTTGGGTGCAGATaccaatcttcttctttctagGCCTGGCTGAGATTCTGGGATTCACCACACTAGCTGAGTACAGCTATTCTGAAGCACCGACCAATATGCGGACCTTAGTACAGTCCTTGGTACAGGTGAGCTCAGGCATAGGTTCTGCCCTTGGCATGGCAGTGTCTCCACTTTCCAAGGATCCAAAAGTCCTATATCTCTACACGGCATTGGCAGCGACAATGGTCGTGGTGGCGTCAGGCTTTTGGGTGGTCTTTCACAGATACGACAGAAATCGGAATTGA